A single Notoacmeibacter ruber DNA region contains:
- a CDS encoding ubiquinol oxidase subunit II, translating to MPLIDTAGPVAEANRDLMFIALGLMAVVVIPVFILTALVLLRYRAGHEHGKYRPEWNFSGWLEALIWGIPALIIVALGVFLWNGTHRLDPYSPLPASSPPLEVQVIGLDWKWLFLYPEQQIASVDRLVFPADRPIALSLTTDANMMSFFIPRLGSQIYAMAGMETKLHLAADGNGTFLGRNTQFNGIGFSRQHFDAMAVGEDDFAAFVDKAKAREPLSSARYRQLALPSVLEEPEIYGGYPGDHFRQVMMKYKNEVPTPDRPDENALSTEDDIGSVDGSGHPAFSVEEEAPVDRGDGPITVSGPQKGRKIEPDVEEASE from the coding sequence ATGCCGCTGATCGACACTGCGGGGCCCGTGGCGGAGGCCAATCGCGATCTGATGTTCATCGCGCTCGGCCTGATGGCGGTCGTGGTCATTCCCGTCTTCATTCTCACCGCGCTGGTGCTGCTACGCTATCGAGCGGGGCATGAGCACGGCAAGTATCGGCCGGAATGGAATTTCTCCGGTTGGTTGGAGGCGCTGATCTGGGGCATACCGGCGCTGATCATCGTGGCGCTTGGCGTATTTCTCTGGAATGGCACCCACCGGCTCGATCCTTACAGCCCGCTTCCGGCATCCAGTCCACCACTGGAAGTGCAGGTGATCGGCCTCGATTGGAAGTGGCTCTTTCTTTATCCGGAGCAACAGATCGCCTCCGTCGATCGGCTCGTTTTTCCCGCCGACCGCCCCATCGCGCTTTCCCTGACAACCGACGCCAACATGATGAGTTTCTTTATCCCCCGGCTCGGCAGTCAGATTTACGCCATGGCCGGCATGGAAACGAAGCTGCATCTCGCTGCGGACGGCAACGGCACTTTTCTCGGACGCAACACCCAATTCAACGGAATCGGATTTTCGCGCCAGCACTTCGACGCGATGGCGGTAGGCGAGGACGATTTCGCGGCATTCGTCGATAAAGCGAAGGCGCGAGAGCCCCTGTCTTCCGCGCGCTATCGGCAACTCGCCCTGCCATCCGTGCTGGAGGAACCAGAAATCTACGGCGGCTATCCTGGCGACCATTTCCGACAGGTGATGATGAAGTACAAAAACGAAGTGCCGACCCCCGATCGTCCGGACGAAAATGCGCTCTCGACAGAGGACGATATCGGAAGCGTCGACGGCTCAGGCCATCCCGCTTTCAGTGTGGAGGAAGAAGCTCCCGTCGATCGCGGCGACGGGCCGATTACGGTTTCCGGCCCCCAGAAGGGTCGCAAAATCGAACCTGATGTCGAGGAAGCCAGCGAATGA